The genomic stretch TTGCTCGGGGCCACCATCCCCTGCCCGTCCATCACTGTCACGCCGTAGCCCGCCCCACGCAGGGTGCCGATCAGGGTGTTCGCATCCTGTTGTACGATGATCCTGACCACTGCATGCCCCATGGCGATCTTCTCCTCGACCATGATGCCGATGTAGTTGCCCGCCGCAAATCCGCCTGCATAGGCGATATAATTCACATAATTCGTGAGATTTGAGAAGATCTGCCCGATAGCAATCAGCCAGATCAGGATCTCGAAGAACCCGAGAATGGGGGCGGCGATCTTCATGCCCCGGTTGACCACGATGATCCGCATCGTGCCGAGGGTCACATCGGCGATCCTGGAGAGAAATATCAGAACCGGGAGCAGAATGCCTGAAAACACCCATGGTTCCATCCCTGTCCCCTCCTTCTACCCCTGCTCGACGTCCCCTGCGATCACGGCCGCCGCCAGTACGATGGCGCCCGTGAGTATGGCGGATTCTGCCGGGGGTGCGAAACGGGGAGAGTGAAGGAACTCTCCGCTGCCATCCGCCGGGGCCGTCCCGATACGGAAAT from Methanofollis fontis encodes the following:
- a CDS encoding DUF2179 domain-containing protein, with the protein product MEPWVFSGILLPVLIFLSRIADVTLGTMRIIVVNRGMKIAAPILGFFEILIWLIAIGQIFSNLTNYVNYIAYAGGFAAGNYIGIMVEEKIAMGHAVVRIIVQQDANTLIGTLRGAGYGVTVMDGQGMVAPSKVLFTVVRRRNVPDVIRKVREISPKAFYSVEDIRQSAEGTFPKGRTMPGDIRLFQYFRKGK